Below is a window of Stappia sp. DNA.
CGAGCACCTCGGCCCCGAGCCGGATCACCCCGTGCGCGCCCGCGCCCTCCAGCCCCGGGCTGGCGGCGGTGCCCAGCAGCACGCTGGGGCCGAGCGTGCCATAGCCCGCCTTCAGCCCCTCCTCGCGCAGCGTCACGCGATCCTCGCCCTCCGGCAGGATCAGCAGCCGCAGCGCCGGATCGCCGGTCTCGCGCCGACGCCGATAGACGCGGGCCAGCGCCGGCCCGAAGGCGGCGCGCCCCTCCTGCGACAGGCGGTAAAAGCTGAGCCGTCCGACCTTCACCCGGTCGAGCCAGCCGTCGCGGGCAAGCCGCGACAGGGCCGCGCGCACGGCCGTTGCGTCAATGCGCATGCCGGCGAGCAGCTCCGACAGCGTGCCGGCCCAGATCTCGCCCCCGCGCGGCGCCACCATGTCGCCGAAGACGGTGATGATCAGCGACCAGACCCGCAGGGGCTGGTTGGCGTGCAGCCGCGCGACGCGCGCGGCGACGTCCGGGTGGAGATCGTCGGCCCCCACCGGCGCCCTTTCACCCGGCATGACGGTCATCCGACATCGCGCTCACCCCGCGTGGTGGGCGTGCCAGTGCCAGGCGATGTCGATGCGCCTGGGCAGCCACACCTTGTCGTGGCCGGCGACGTAATCGAGGAACCGGGCCAGCGCCGCCGCCCGCCCGGGTCGCCCGGCGAGCCGGCAATGCAGGCCGACCGACATCATCTTCGGCGCGCCCGCCTCGCCTTCCGCATAGAGCACGTCGAAGGTGTCCTTGAGATAGGCGTAGAACTGGTCGCCCGAATTGAAGCCCTGCGCGGTCGCGAAGCGCATGTCGTTGGCATCAAGCGTGTAGGGAATGACCAGATGCGGCCCCGACGGTCCCTCCACCCAATAGGGCAGATCGTCGGCGTAACTGTCCGAATCGTAGAGGAACCCGCCCTCTTCCATGACGAGATCGCGCGTGTGCTCGGAGCCGCGCCCGGTGTACCAGCCGAGCGGCCGCGCGCCCGTCACCTCCTCATGGATGCGGATCGCCTCCGCCATGTGGCGGCGCTCGTCGTCGCGGGAAAAATCCTTGTACTCGATCCACTTGAGCCCGTGCGAGGCGATCTCCCAGCCGGCCTCGTTCATCGCCGCGACGGCTTCCGGGTTGCGCTGAAGCGCGGTCGCCACGCCATAGACCGTGACGGGAATGGCGCGCGCGGTGAACATCCGCCACAGCCGCCAGAAGCCGGCCCGCGATCCGTATTCGTAGATCGACTCCATGTTCATGTGGCGCTGGCGCGGCCAGGCCTGCGCGCCGACGATCTCCGACAGGAAGGCTTCGGACTGCGCATCCCCATGCAGGATGCAGTTCTCGCCGCCTTCCTCGTAGTTGACGACGAATTGCACCGCCACATTGGCCCCGTTCGGCCATTGCGGATCGGGCGTCTCGCGCCCGTAGCCGATCAGATCGCGCGGATAGGTGTCGCTCATGGCGCTGGTCCCGTTGCGTTTCGTGCACGAGAGCCGAGAAACCTCAAATCGCGCGCCATTGCAAGCGCGCCAGGCCGAGGCCCGCCGAGGCGCGGGCTGGCGTCAGGACTTCGCGCGCACCGGCGCCGGCACGAGGGCCGGCTCGCCGAGCAGCGGCATGCGGCGCCGCGCGCCATGACCGCCACCGCCGCCGTCGCCGCGCGCGCTTTCCGTGCCCAGCGCCATCACGGCCGCACCCATGGCCGCCGAACACAGCGTGATCATCAGACCGAACAGCAGCACCACGATCGGCAACACCGGATCGGAGGAATTGAAGATCAGACTGCGCAGATTCGCCGTGTCGAACCACAGGAGGCCGGCGAGCACCAGGACCGAGGCGAAGGCCCCGATCAGCCAGTTGATGGCGAGAAGGCGGAAAAAGGGCGAGGCCCAAAGGGCTCGCGCGCCGCCCTGCGATGCCGCACCGTCGATGCGATCCCGGGTTTCGGACCCGTTGCGGTCCGCCCCCCCGCCGTCGGGTCCGGTCTCGATGTCATGCGTCATCGGAAATCTCCCGTGTTCTCTCGCCCGGCGGGCGCGTGGCCCCTCTGCCGCGAGGATCCGTGGACCGCGAGGTCTTGTGAACCGCGAGGTCTTGTGGACCGCGAAGCCGTGCGCGTTCCGCCCCGCCCTCGATCAGTTTTCGACATGCCGACGCGGGCGGATACAAGACTAACGTCGTCAGGGTGGCCGCGGATCACCGCACCGTCCACGCGTCGGATTGGCGCAGGCCGGTTTCGACATCGCGTTTCGGCATTCGCCGGTTATCAGCTTCATCGGACTCTCGGGGGAACTCGCGGGAAATGTCATCCGCTCGCTTGCGCGCGACGTAAATCGGTGTATATAGGTCCGCTGTATATCAAACCGATATATGAAACCCGCCGAAGAATCCGCGCAAACCACCCGGCTCCTCCGGGTGGAAAATATCGGGCAACCGCTGGCACGCCGACGGACCAGACGGACGGCATGAGGTGATGGCAGGAATGCACCGCAAGCCACGAAACGGGTGCCGGGAGAAAGCCTAGATGAGCGTCAGGACCCTTTGCCTCGCCATCCTGAACTTCCAGGATGCGACTGGCTACGAGATCCGCAAGCTCTCCACCGAGGGGCGTTACAGCTATTTCGTCGACGCCAGTTTCGGCTCGATCTACCCCGCGCTCGCCCGCCTGGAGGCGGACGGTCTGGTGACCGTGCGCGAGGAAGCGCAATCCGGCAAGCCCTCGCGCAAGATCTACTCCATCACCGATACCGGGCGGGCGGAATTCGTGCGCGCGCTGAGCGAGCCGCCCGCACCCGATACCTTTCGCTCGCCCTTTCTTCTGATCGCCATGTGCGCGGACCTCGTCGGCGCCGACGCCATCCGCAGCGCGATCGATCACCGCCTGGCGCATCTGCGCGCCGAAGGCGTGAAGCTCGACACGATTTCCGGCGACTGCGATCACGCGGCCACCGGGTTCATTCTCGACTACGGGCGCCATTGCATCGCCCAGGACATCGCCTTTCTCGAACGCAATCGCAACCGGCTGGAACAGATCGCAGCCGGCGACGCGCAGACGGACGCGGACGACCTCCCCGCCGCGGCCGAATGACGTCCATTTCCGGAGACCTGACGCCATGAAGATCCGCTTCTCCCACCTGCTCGCGGTCGGCATCGCCGCCGGCGTCGCCGGCTGGATGTGGACCGGCACCTATGTCGAGGGCGGGCGCGCCGACGCGGAAGGCGCCACCCCGCCGCCGGCCGAACGCGCCAGCGTCGCGGACGCCACCCTGTTCCGGGTGTCGGTGCGCGAGATCGTCGCCGAGCCGCGCCGCTCGATTCTCGTGATCCGCGGACGGACGGAAGCCGAGGCGAAGGTCGCCGTGCGCGCCGAAACCAGCGGCCGCGTGGCCGAGCGCCGCGTGCGCGAGGGTCAGCGCGTCGACGCCGGCGACGTGCTGTGCACGCTCGACCGGGGCGCGCGCGAGGCAAAGGTGCTGGAAGCGCGCGCCCAGCTCGCCCAGGCGCGCCTGGATCATTCCGCCGCCACGACGCTGAATGAAAAGGGCTTCACCGCCCAGACGCGGGTCGCCGCGCTCAAGGCGGCCATGGACGCCGCCGCCGCGCGGCTCGAGGAAGAAGAGCTCGAACTGTCGCGGACCGTGATCGCGGCGCCGATTTCCGGCATCGTCGAAAGCCCGATGGTGGAGACGGGAACGATCCTGGCGCTGGGACAGGTCTGCGCCACGATCATCGACCCGGATCCGGTGATCGCCATCGGCCAGGTCTCGGAACGCGACGTGAACAATCTGTCGCCCGGCCAGGAGGCCGAGGTCGAGCTGGTGACCGGCGAGACGGTCGCGGGCCAGGTGCGCTACGTCGCGCCGGCGGCCGATACGGCCACCCGCACCTTCCGCGTCGAGATCGAGGTTCCCAATCCGGACGGCGCGATCCGCGACGGCATCACCGCGACCGCCCGCGTGCCGCTGCGGGAACAAAGGGCGCACCGCATCAGTTCGGGCATTCTCACGCTTGCCGACGACGGCACCGTGGGCGTGCGCGCGGTGAACGACGCCAATGAAGTGACCTTTCACCCGGTCACCATCCTTGGCGGCGACACCGACGGCCTGTGGGTCGGCGGCCTGCCGGACCGGCTGCGCGTGATCGTCGCCGGACAGGATTACGTGATCGAGGGCCAGACCGTCGAACCGGTGATGCAGATGGCGGAGGCGCCGCGATGATTTCCCTTCTCGAAACCGTCCTGCGCCGCCCGCGCACCGTTCTCACGCTGATGGCGGTGATGGTGACCGCCGGTATTCTCGCCTATGTCGCGATCCCCAAGGAGGCGGATCCCGACATCGACGTGCCGGTCTTCTACGTGTCCGTCACCCAGCAGGGCATCTCCTCCGAAGACGCCGAACGCCTGCTCGCCCGCCCGATGGAGACCGCCCTGCGCGGGCTCGACGGCCTGAAGGAAATCACCACGGTGTCCGCCGAGAGCCATCTCGGTGTGATCCTCGAGTTCGACATTTCCTTCGACAAGGACACCGCACTCGCCGACGTGCGCGACAAGGTCGACCAGGCCAAGGCCGAACTCCCGGAGGAGGCAGAGGAACCCACCATCACGGAAATGAACTTCGCGCTTCAGCCGACGATCTACGTCGCGCTGTCGGGCGCGGTTCCCGAACGCACGCTCTATCAGCATGCCCGGCGCCTGAAGGACCAGATCGAGGCGGTGCCGACCGTACTGGAGGCCGAACTTTCCGGCCACCGCGAGGAAATGCTCGAGGTCATCATCGATTCCATGAAACTGGAATCCTATCAGGTGACCCAGCAGGAACTCCTGACCTCGCTTTCCCAAAACAACCAGCTCGTGCCCGCCGGCTTTCTCGACACCGGCCAGGGCCGCTTCAACGTCAAGGTGCCGGGTCTCGTGGAGACCCGCGACGACGTCTTCTCGCTGCCGATCAAGCAATCGGGCGAAGGCGTCGTGACGCTCGGCGACATCGCCGAGATCCGCCGCACCTTCAAGGACCCGACGAGCTTCACCCGCGTCAACGGCCAGCCGGCGATCACCATCGACGTGGTGAAGCGCAAGGGCACCAACATCATCGAGAACAACGCGGCCGTGCGCGCCGTGGTCGACCAGGCGACGGCCGAGTGGCCCGATCCGATCCGCGTCGACTATCTGCTCGACAAGTCCGAGAACATCTACGAGATCCTCGGCTCCCTGCAATCCTCGATCATGACCGCCGTTTTCCTCGTCATGATCCTGGTGATCTGGGCGCTCGGGCCGAAGTCGGCGCTCCTGGTCGGCATCTCGATCCCGACCTCCTTCATGGTCGGCTTCCTCATTCTCTCCGCGCTCGGCATGACCGTGAACACGATGGTCATGTTCGGTCTGGTGCTCACCGTCGGCATGCTGGTCGACGGCGCGATCGTCATGGTCGAATACGCCGACCGCAAGATCGCCGAGGGCATGCCGGCGCAGGAGGCCTACATCCGCGCCTCCAAGCTGATGTTCTGGCCGATCGTGTCGTCGACCGCGACGACGCTGGCCGCCTTCCTGCCGATGCTGCTGTGGCCGGGCGTGGCGGGCGAGTTCATGAGCTATCTGCCGATCATGGTGGTGATCGTGCTCTCCGCCTCGCTGCTCACCGCGCTGGTCTTCCTGCCGGCGACGGGCGCGGTGCTGTCCGGCTTCCTCGCCTGGCTGGGCCGGCACGCGTCCGGCCTTCTGGCAACGCTGGTCGGCGCGGGCGTCGCCGTCGCGCTGGCGATGGCGGGCGCGACCCTCTTTGCGACGATCGGCCTGCCGGAGGCGATGCTCTACCCGCTTGCACTCGCCGCCGGACTGGTTGTTGGCATCGGCGCCTTCTTCCTGCTGCGTCCCGTCGTCGGCTGGTCGCGGGCGCGCGGCGCGCGGTTGGCCGCCGAACAGGAGGCCGCCGCCAAGCTCCTGTCGGCCGGCGAACACTT
It encodes the following:
- a CDS encoding PaaX family transcriptional regulator C-terminal domain-containing protein, whose translation is MPGERAPVGADDLHPDVAARVARLHANQPLRVWSLIITVFGDMVAPRGGEIWAGTLSELLAGMRIDATAVRAALSRLARDGWLDRVKVGRLSFYRLSQEGRAAFGPALARVYRRRRETGDPALRLLILPEGEDRVTLREEGLKAGYGTLGPSVLLGTAASPGLEGAGAHGVIRLGAEVLDGSPADLVARGFDLAPLARRYRAFLEAHADLDAALGVGAMLGDLDAAIARTLLIHDYRRLILRDPMLPAALLDPDWPGAAAADLTARLYARLRPGAERWIAAHARCRAGDLPDPDPEEGRRFSN
- the puuE gene encoding allantoinase PuuE, whose protein sequence is MSDTYPRDLIGYGRETPDPQWPNGANVAVQFVVNYEEGGENCILHGDAQSEAFLSEIVGAQAWPRQRHMNMESIYEYGSRAGFWRLWRMFTARAIPVTVYGVATALQRNPEAVAAMNEAGWEIASHGLKWIEYKDFSRDDERRHMAEAIRIHEEVTGARPLGWYTGRGSEHTRDLVMEEGGFLYDSDSYADDLPYWVEGPSGPHLVIPYTLDANDMRFATAQGFNSGDQFYAYLKDTFDVLYAEGEAGAPKMMSVGLHCRLAGRPGRAAALARFLDYVAGHDKVWLPRRIDIAWHWHAHHAG
- a CDS encoding PadR family transcriptional regulator, with amino-acid sequence MSVRTLCLAILNFQDATGYEIRKLSTEGRYSYFVDASFGSIYPALARLEADGLVTVREEAQSGKPSRKIYSITDTGRAEFVRALSEPPAPDTFRSPFLLIAMCADLVGADAIRSAIDHRLAHLRAEGVKLDTISGDCDHAATGFILDYGRHCIAQDIAFLERNRNRLEQIAAGDAQTDADDLPAAAE
- a CDS encoding efflux RND transporter periplasmic adaptor subunit is translated as MKIRFSHLLAVGIAAGVAGWMWTGTYVEGGRADAEGATPPPAERASVADATLFRVSVREIVAEPRRSILVIRGRTEAEAKVAVRAETSGRVAERRVREGQRVDAGDVLCTLDRGAREAKVLEARAQLAQARLDHSAATTLNEKGFTAQTRVAALKAAMDAAAARLEEEELELSRTVIAAPISGIVESPMVETGTILALGQVCATIIDPDPVIAIGQVSERDVNNLSPGQEAEVELVTGETVAGQVRYVAPAADTATRTFRVEIEVPNPDGAIRDGITATARVPLREQRAHRISSGILTLADDGTVGVRAVNDANEVTFHPVTILGGDTDGLWVGGLPDRLRVIVAGQDYVIEGQTVEPVMQMAEAPR